The nucleotide sequence TATACCTTGCAACCCCAGAGTTCTACCAttgggtgggcggtactaccgccctggggcagcggtacaaccgcttggcAAGAGCCTGGAAGGTGCAACCTCAGGGTATCACCCTTGGGGAGGTGGTTGAAACGGTACAAAGAAGTGAACACGCAGACAACtctgtcttcgatcttttccttccagagagaaTATCTAGTCGATGTGAACCTGAACATAGAAAACCTGAAAAACTAAACACATGATTAGAATACAAGGAGGGTTGTCATCATCACCCAAAACACAGGAAATGTTCTAACAACATTCCCCTCTTTTGTTGTCAGTCGTGGTGTTTATTTGTGGAGTCCACGCTGCTCACTCAGTAGAATTGTTCTTTTTTTAGGGGGATTTTTCTTAGCAACCCAGCTCATGCCCCAAGTACGTTCTGCTCGGATTTTACTCCATCTAGTCATTCTTTAAACTGCGAGAAAGAGAAAAAGGCTCACGAAAAATGGAGGCTCCACATGCCATCCTCCATTTGCTACGCGATCCTAACAAAAATGCAAATCACTAATTCTGTGTTAGAACATGTTGACGTAGTTAGGCTCATAATGACTTTCACTCCACCACCTACTTTTGATTGGGACTGAGAAGAATCATGATCATCAATATTGTCTTTTAGTAAAGATAGTTCTGTGTACTCCCTGAGGCAGAGGTCATGGGTGTGGCCGTTTAATTAGTAGAAAAAAAGACTTGCAGATACATGTCTAAATGTGTTTTATATGTTGCTCTACTTCTCCACAGACAtgatttattttcctatttttacTCCAACACCATTACATATATTTTCTGTGTCTCAGCGTGCTATGAATAAAGCAAAGTTAACCAGACAAATCAATGCTATGGTATGAATTGAATTGTGCTTGTCCGTGCAGGAAGTTTTTAGCCCACTTCCTCCGAGATGTTGTTGAGAGGATACAGATGAATAGAATCAGCCCATGGCGTGGCAACAGTGGTGTTGCTGTCCGGCCTCATGCACTGCCACACGGCGCTGTTGCACTTGAACCCAGAGCCGAACCCGATCATCCACACCCGGCCGCCCTTCCGCATCCGCCTCTTGGCCTCGATGTATGCAAGTTCATACCACAATGAACTGCTAGATGTGTTCCCGAACCGGTGAAGCGTCATCCGTGATGCCTCAACATCCCTGTCTGATAAGCTTAAGCTATTTTGCACCGCGTCGATCACTGCCCGACCACCAGAATGGATGCAGAAGTGTTGGAAGGCCGTCCGGAAATCCGGGACATATAGCTTGATCTTGCTTCTCAGCACCTCCCGTGCAATGAATGAGATCGCAAAGAGAATCTTCTCTGAGGGCGGGAGGACAAGGGCCCCCATTGTCGCGATATTGGCCTTGAGTGCTTCGCCGGCAACTGACACAAGGTCCTTGGATAGGTATGCTCCCGTTTCTCCCTCATCGTCCTCTTTCATGGAAATGCACAAGTACGCTCTGTCTTGTGTGGCGGTGAGCGTTCGCACGACATGCATGAGCCGGAAGCGGGCCACGGACTTGGATGTCGACAGCAGCACCGCGGCCGCGCCCATGCGGAACAGGGAGTACGGCAACAGCATCCCTCGGTTCTTGCCGGTGTAGTTGACGATACATGTGCCCTCCGTAGACACCATGAGGGCGCGCGCGCCCCGTGGTGCCGCCTGCAGGAGGTTTCTCACGACCTCTAGGGAAATCACCCCTGCGCTGCACCCCATCCCGGATATGTGCACGCTTCGGATGTCGGTTCTGAGCTTGTACTTGTTCACGACGATGTCAGCCAAGCTCGGGGTCGGGTTGAATCCACTGCAGTTGGTGACGAGTATGTCGATAGTTCCAGGACTTATGCCAGTCCTGGCGAGCAAGTCGTCGACAGCTGAAAAGATGACCTGCTCCGCCTCGTCACGACCATCGCTTAAGCAACATCGTGGGGGGATATAGTGGAATGAAGGATGGAGGTAGGTCTGGTCACCGAGGCCCGAGCGCTTGAGCATGCGGGTCATGAAGTCGACACCTCCATCATCGAGGTAAGGCGAGAAGCGAACGTTCTCGATGGAGGAGCCTATGGAGACGCGACAATTGGATTTTGGCCGGCAGCAAGCATAGTCGATGAGGTACACGCTACGAGGGCGACTCATCAGGTAGAGGGTGGCCAAAGCGAACGGTAGGAAGATGGCCAGCAGAACGTGGACCTGCCGCAAACCATGGAGCCGGGAGAGGATCTCCTCGGGACCGAGCTGTGCGGCTTTACGGAGGACCACGATGACTGTCACCGGTGCGGCGACGAACACAAGGAAGTTGTTTACGACGAGCTGGAACAATGGTTTGAGGTGTTTGTTGAGATGGGGTGGTGAGGCCATGTTGCATGCTGTAGATTCGTACATGACGAAGGTGTCCCAACTTAGGAGATTTTATAAAGGGCCGGACCGCCTCGTTGGTGAGTGTCATATCCTGCCATCTTCTTGACTCATGGTTTTGAGGATACAAACTTGACTTATTTGCTAATTCTCATGTTTCGAGACATACAAAACACATGATAAATGTGTCTTGGATGAGCTGTTGGGAGATAATTCCTCTCTCCTAACAAACCACGTTATTGTTCGTTAATTTGTTGTTGGTTGGTGGCAATATGAGTGAGAGTGATTGATACACTATGATGCATTTCTTCGTCATGGGAAAGGAGGGAGAGTTTTTATGCGCTTTGGTGGAAAGACAAGAGAGTCTTTTTCAAGTACTGTTAGATCGGTGATGGCGCGGAAACAATACGACCGCCCATTTGACAAGCATAATCTAAACATTGGACAAAATTGGAGCTATATACAAAATTGAATATGAGGATTATACTCCCTAGGTGTGTACATATTCAATATTACGTATACTCTTGCAAGAGTCAGTACGTAAAAAGTATGTGCGCGTCCGCGCATTTATAAAAGCTGGAAAATTAGAGCATGTGTGCACCGATTCATACTATCACGAACTCAGTTATCCATGAGCACCAACAATTTGGACTTTGTCGAGTTCCGAATGTTCATCGCTTTTGGTCGGCCACACATACCTAACCAAGGGGAGATTAATTCTATCGCTCTGCCGCAAGCCTTGCTTCCACGACATGCAAGTTTTCTTGAAAGGATCTGCAGTCCCCATGTTGATTCATTATTCCTATATTGTTTTTGTCAATGAATTTGGGTTTGTAACATCAAAACAACATTCTTTCATGGATAATAAAGTTATTAATATTACGGTCATatgtatttttatttttaaatatgGAAACTgcctgcttcggtacaccccccctccccctccacaaACCGTATCAAGACAGTACAGTCATTTCATCAAACCGTATGAGTATAGGATATGTGACATGTATGAGGCATCGATCCTACTTTTTATTAAACTTGAGAAAATAACGCATGCGATGTGAAtcaaactcaagacctcttggtctAAGGACCAACACTCTAACCATCTAGAACACCCTAAGGCTTGTGCCTATTCTATGGTTCGCGGCTGGGCTAGCCCATTGTGTTGAACCAACCCGTTTATCACTATTTCTTTTAcgttttttctatttgttttttttcgttttctttttatttttcaagAAATGCTCACACATATAAAAAAATCTCAAAAGTTCCAAAAATGTTCGATTTTTAAAATTCTGTTCATAAAGTACAAATATTTGCATTCAAAAAAATGCACATATAtgtcaaattttaaaaaatgtacatATATGTCAAAAATTATTCGTTTAAATACAAAAATTCTGACATCAATATAATCAAATTTCTGAACACATATTATATAGAAAACTTGTTCGTTCATTATTTAATTAAACAAAAACCTTTGTTTATTGTCCGTTTAAATAGAAACATGTTCAGATAAAAAAATCGAATACTTCTAAAATTTCTGAACATCTATTaaatagaaaaataataattaaaatatacCAATCAGCGACCGGTTTATTGTTCAATTTCAGAATCTTTTTCATTTTTGTTGTTTTTCATTTTTCATATTTTGTTCTCTTTAAAAAAATGCTCGCATCAATATAATTCACCCAAAATTTTCCACACACTAGCATCACTATGACAAGCATCCATGATAATAAAGTCATTGATTTCTTACATTTTAtacattttctagggtttttcggTGAAAAAACCGAAAAACACTAGCCGAACATCACGCAACGTACGTTTAGCGTCCGAATTATTCCAAATTTTGCATGGAGGCCTGCCATAATTATGGCCACATGCTGGAAAAATTTGGTGCCATTTCATGCATGCCAAGAAGCACACCATTTTCAAAGGTGGTGGTTCGGGTAGACCTGTACGGCAAGTCCGGATGCACTTttttcacatgaataaaatggtgCGAATTTTTTCCACACACTAGCATGACCATTCCAAGCATCCATGATAAATTTTATTGAGTTCTAACATTTTATACATTTTCTATAGTTTTCCATGTGAAAAACCCCTAAAACACTAGCCGAACGTGACGCAACTTGCGATAGGTGTCTGAATTCCTTAAAGTTTTCCATGGAGGTCTACCATGAGAATGACCACATGCTGACAAAATGTGATGTCATTTCATGCATGGCACGAAGCACACCATGTTCAGAGGTGGTGGTTCGGGTAGGCCGATAGGACATGTCTGGATGCACATTTTTTTCATAACAATAAAATAGACCCAAAAATTTTCCTCGCACTAGCATCACCATGCCTAGCATACATGATAAGTTCCATAGAGTTATGATATTTTACGCATTTCCTAGGGTTTTCCCCGTGAAAAAAAACCTAAAACACTAGACGAACATGTTCGGTGTCCGAATTCCTTCAAAATTTTCACGGAGGTCTGCCATGAGCATGCCCACATGCTGACAAAACTTGATGTCATTTCATGCATGGCAAGAAGCACACCTGTTCAGAGGTGGTGGTTCGGGTAGGCTGGTAGGGTAAGTCTAGATGCGCTTTTTTCACAACAATAAAATAGACCCAATTTTTTTCCTCGCATTAGCATCACCATTCCTAGCATACATGATAAGTTTCATTGAGGTCTAACATTTTATGAATTTTCTAGGATTTTCCCGGTGAAAAAACCTAAAAACAAAAGCCGAAGGTGACGCAACATGCGTTCGGTGTCCGAATTCCTTCAAATTTTGCATGGAGGCCTTCCATGAGCATGCCCACATGCTGGCAAAATTTAGTGTCATTTCATGCATGGCAGGTATCACACCATGTTCAAAGGTGATGGTTCGGGTAGTCCAGTAGGGCAAGTCTGTATGCAAATTTTTTCATATCAAAATGGACCCAAATTTTTCCCACACACTAGCCTCGCCATGCAAAGCATCCATCATAAATTTCATTGAGTTATGGTATTTTATGCATCTTCTAGAATTTTCCCGATGAGAAAACCCCAAAACACTAGCCAAACGCGACGCAACGTGTGTTTGGTGTCCGAATTCTTTCAGATTTTTCATGAAGGCCTTGCATGAGCATGCCCACATGTTGGTAAATCTTGATGTCAGCATGTCAAGAAGCACATCATGTTCAAAGGTGGGGGTTCAAGTGTGCCCGTGGGGCAAGGCTTTTCTTATTTGTAATTTCTGTCAATATCAATCAACATGAACATCTTTTTATATCTGAATTATTTCTTAAAATTTTTCAACAATTTTGTAATTTTAAATTGTGTGTgaaaatttgtcaacaattttgcaAGCAttagaggtcttgagttcaagtcatGTACATATGCACGTATGGGTTAGTTGCATGGTCAATGAAATAGTGGGGCCATTATTTATATACATGGAAACAATGATTATGATTGATTTGGAAAGAGATACAGCGTGTCGGAAGCTGCTTATGGATGCTCCAAGCGAATCGCGCGTCGCCACGGTCGGTCGTGAAAGAGTCCTTTCGCATATAGAACTAGTGTACATGGCAGCCAAAGCTTGTCAGATTGTGTTAGGTATGGCTATGGCAGCAGCCAAAGCTTGTCAGATTGCTGCCTTCGCCACGGGGGGCAACAAGGTGCATTTGATGTGCTTACTGGAAGGTTCATGGTTGAGATTAAAGATCTCGGTTTTCTTATCCATTTGTATTTGATTGATAGATGTAAATGTATTTTTTTTAACTGGGCTCAGTCCCTTTCCATTATAAAACATGATGAAAATAAAACAAGGGGAGAGCGAGTTCAACACACTAATAAAAAAACCACCGCATGTGATTGCAACTGAAACACACGTTGTGGGATGAAAACCCGAGAGCACCACAACCTAACAATAATAAGTTTCAACATAGCATAACTAGAACTACTCAGCACACAGTCTGTTATCCTTGAAGTTACCAAGCTCCAATGAATTGAGGCTTTGTGATGCGGCGGGGCTTATGGAGGCTTGTGGCGGAACGTCATGAGAGACTGGGGGATGCTTAAGTTGTAGACTTATACATCTCAAAATAATGTGTGGTGACCTCTGAACTCTTGGTCACATGTTGCGGTGTACCACTAAAAAAACAAAACAGAGTCCTTATCCCCTCACGAGCATAGCGGAAAATGAAGGCAGCGACTGGGATTTGCATCATCCATTTTTTGCAATGAAAATGAAGCACATAATCTCAGTCTTACGAGCAAGCACTCGGAAGCCAGCAACACGCTGCCTCAGCCACAAAACACACATACATAACAAAACTAAAATTATTGGCAACTGCAAACAAAGCCGCATGGCTCAATTTAAACAAGTTCAAGGAGCTACAAATTCATTTCATTGCTGATAACTAGCATCTAAGCATGCTGAAAAGACGATGAGCTTTTTCCCAACATTTTGATGGACTTTAGAACACGCCTTCCCACTTCAGCTCGGATCTGGCCACATCACAAGTGCGGGGGCTTCGCGCTAGCTGCTCCACTTCCTGTGATCATCTTTCCAGAAGTTCCCTGTCCTGTGATCATCTTTCCAGAAGTTCCTTGACACGACCACAAGGCGATAGATTCCATGCAGTTTTGCGCCACATAGCCTGCATACCGGACCAAACAACGGAAGAAAACCCATGTCATTACAAGTTTTCCAGATAGCCCACAGGCCAGCTCCATGAATAACATTGATAGCAGCAAAGCCAACTCCTCTAGACCAACAAGAAGAGAAGGACATCATACTAATGTCTCCTCAAATCCAGTCAGCCTAGCAATAGCTCTCTAGAATTCAGCAATAACAACACAACCAAAGAACAAATGATAGCAAGATTCCATTTCAGAGCTGAACACTAGGTCGAATCAGGGACTGATTGCCTCTTACTTAGGTTATCCCTGGTACGCAGTTTATTATTAGCTTGAAGCCAGGGGAAGATTTGAATCCTAGGAGGGGTTTTAATAGACCAGGTAGCAAGGGTGTTCATAGGGAACACACCTCTAAAATTACCAAACTTGTAAAAAGACTTCATAGTGTACACCCCTTTGGATTTCAGATTCCAAACCAAGGAGTCATCTACAACAGAGAGATGAATGGAGTTAGCAATTTCCAGAAGCTCAAACCACAAGTTCAGTAGTTATTGAGTGGAACATGTCCTTAAAGTGAGCTTAAGCTTATTACCATCCCAGACTGTGCCAATAGTGAAATTGTGCTCGTTAGTTAGAATGTAAATATCCTAATATTGGGTAGCTAAGGTAGCATTGCCAAACCAATGGTCCTCCCAGAATCTAACCCTTTTGCTATTACCTATGCTCCAGGAGAAACCAACTTTTGCAGGATGAGATGCCCAAAGTACACCCTTCCAGAAGGGTGAAGCCCCAGAACTGAAGCAAGCAAAAATATTAGGACTCTAGAGGTTATTtttagaatcaataatatttttCCAAATCTTACCCTCAACATTATAGTATCTACTCACCCAAGAGGCTAAAAGACAGATGTTCATACCACCAATATCAGTAATACCAAAGCCCCCAAAATCTTTTTTAATAGTGAGAGACACACATGCAACTAAATGGTATTTGTGATGCCCTTCATAGTGATCCTGAAAACAATGAGCCGATTGTGAGTTAATGAGCTTAATGGCCAATTTAGGGAATTTAACAAATCCCATAAGGTAAGGAGGAATAATAGCAAGACATGCTTGAACTAGAATGAGTCTTGTCAAAAGAGAGAAGCGTCCCTCTCCATCCGGCACCCCTCTTAATAATTTTATCTATAGTGGGTTGAAGGTCTTCCTTCCTAATCTTGTTGTAATGGAGGGGAGCACCCATATATTTAATAGGGAAAGAGCTAAGTTTGCATCCGAGAGTCTAGGCAAAAACAAGGGCCTCATTCATGTAAATGTTGATAGGAACCAGGTCATATTTATGAAAGTTAATCCTCATGCCAGAAAGGTCCTCAAAACAGGATAATAGCCCTTTCAGGGTCCTATCATGTTCTAGACTGTTATCTAAAAAGAGGagggtatcatcagcatactgcgtGCATGCTAATAACCCCAGTTGGATTTGAAGGAGAGAATACCCCATCAATCAAGTTATTATCAGCAGCTTTAGAATTCTAATGCAAACATCAGGTACAAGATTAAAAAGGAGGAGGGTACAGGACCCCCCCTGCCTAACCCCTttgctagcactagtagaaaacaggccaTTCgccccggttcgtgagggccatttgtcccgatTCGTGAGGGAAATTtgtcccggttcccgaaccgggactaaaggttcggTACTAAAGCCTtgtacctttagtcctggttcacccaggaaccaggacagatggggctccacgtggccactgccacttgcccaggcagggggaccttttgtcccggttggtgccaccaaccgggaccaaaaggatTCCACGCGTCAGtagttcaggggctggggtttttattttattttctaaagGGGGGGTggttgggggttttgtagggttaatttaggggtttcatatattgtgttagctacctATAATAGGGACaattgtcctctcttatctccgtgcttggtcgacgctatgtactatacgtatagagaggactcgacacgctagctagctagtaagcaaatgaatgaaactattaagtacagaagatcgttaTGAACATATACAgcgagaagtgatcgacctctccttctccgagagattggtcgaacaacaagttttcatatatcttatcgacgctactggctacatatatatatacaatgtgtaagatctcttacaataccctaacatatgaactcaacttccacatgcatggtattctccggctttattgatggcgtgatcaagaaagaatccagccaattcctcttgaattgctcgcatgcgatcttgtggtaggagttcatcccgcatttgccacatctaatttgaataagggggtcaatacatatatatgaatcaAACTCAATAGAAATGACGGTAATAAAATAatcttgtgaatatttttgcttacgcacttcatattgtcttttagagtagccccgcctattcttggtcgtcgcgttgtagatgaactcgcagacgTAGTGTCCACATTAATTATTCCCAGATTCctaccacaagcactttacgagaaatagaggtcaatcaaactgataatgaagcataatgaagcattataaatggcattgatgaaagtagctagaatcaacgggagatgcgcggaactagctagctagtagtacttactttcgggtatttccATCGCAGATCCCGCGGAAGTGCCGGaacttgtgcggtgaatactttccaaaccctgcgagacaaagaaaacaattactcgatatcatgaaatgaacaaagttaccgatatggtgcgataatgatcgattcaacttacttgtcgagcattt is from Triticum aestivum cultivar Chinese Spring chromosome 1B, IWGSC CS RefSeq v2.1, whole genome shotgun sequence and encodes:
- the LOC123085574 gene encoding 3-ketoacyl-CoA synthase 5, translating into MASPPHLNKHLKPLFQLVVNNFLVFVAAPVTVIVVLRKAAQLGPEEILSRLHGLRQVHVLLAIFLPFALATLYLMSRPRSVYLIDYACCRPKSNCRVSIGSSIENVRFSPYLDDGGVDFMTRMLKRSGLGDQTYLHPSFHYIPPRCCLSDGRDEAEQVIFSAVDDLLARTGISPGTIDILVTNCSGFNPTPSLADIVVNKYKLRTDIRSVHISGMGCSAGVISLEVVRNLLQAAPRGARALMVSTEGTCIVNYTGKNRGMLLPYSLFRMGAAAVLLSTSKSVARFRLMHVVRTLTATQDRAYLCISMKEDDEGETGAYLSKDLVSVAGEALKANIATMGALVLPPSEKILFAISFIAREVLRSKIKLYVPDFRTAFQHFCIHSGGRAVIDAVQNSLSLSDRDVEASRMTLHRFGNTSSSSLWYELAYIEAKRRMRKGGRVWMIGFGSGFKCNSAVWQCMRPDSNTTVATPWADSIHLYPLNNISEEVG